One Mycobacterium kubicae genomic window carries:
- the pheS gene encoding phenylalanine--tRNA ligase subunit alpha has translation MGDQPVESVLSPEGLAKSVDAAQQAIAAADSLEALARIKTEHLGDRSPLALARQALATLPKAERADAGKRVNIARTEAQRSYDERLATLRAERDAAVLVAEGIDVTLPSTRQPLGARHPITILAEHIADTFIAMGWELAEGPEVETEQFNFDALNFPPDHPARSEQDTFYIAPEGSRQLLRTHTSPVQVRTLLERELPVYIISIGRTFRTDELDATHTPVFHQVEGLAVDRGLTMAHLRGTLDAFARAEFGPLARTRIRPHFFPFTEPSAEVDVWFANKKGGADWVEWGGCGMVHPNVLRAAGIDPDVYSGFAFGMGLERTLQFRNGIPDMRDMVEGDVRFSLPFGVGA, from the coding sequence GTGGGTGATCAACCCGTCGAGTCCGTGTTGTCACCGGAAGGATTGGCCAAGTCGGTCGACGCCGCGCAGCAGGCCATCGCGGCGGCGGACAGCTTGGAGGCGCTGGCGCGAATCAAGACCGAGCACCTCGGTGACCGCTCGCCCCTGGCGTTGGCGCGACAAGCGCTGGCCACGCTGCCCAAGGCCGAACGTGCCGACGCCGGCAAGCGGGTGAACATCGCCCGAACCGAAGCCCAGCGCAGTTACGACGAACGGTTGGCGACGCTGCGCGCCGAGCGTGACGCGGCCGTGCTGGTGGCCGAAGGCATCGACGTGACGCTGCCCTCGACCCGGCAGCCGCTCGGCGCCCGTCACCCGATCACGATTCTGGCCGAGCACATCGCCGACACCTTTATCGCGATGGGCTGGGAACTGGCCGAGGGGCCCGAGGTCGAGACCGAGCAGTTCAACTTCGATGCCCTGAACTTCCCGCCGGATCACCCCGCCCGCAGCGAACAGGACACTTTCTACATTGCGCCGGAAGGCTCGCGCCAGCTGCTGCGCACCCACACCTCGCCGGTACAAGTGCGCACGCTGCTGGAGCGCGAGCTGCCGGTCTACATCATCTCGATCGGCCGCACGTTCCGCACCGACGAACTCGACGCCACCCACACGCCCGTCTTTCATCAGGTGGAGGGCTTGGCCGTGGACCGTGGGCTCACCATGGCCCACCTGCGCGGAACGCTGGACGCCTTCGCGCGCGCCGAGTTCGGGCCGCTGGCCCGCACCCGGATCCGTCCCCACTTCTTTCCATTCACCGAACCCTCGGCCGAGGTCGACGTGTGGTTCGCCAACAAGAAAGGTGGCGCCGACTGGGTCGAGTGGGGTGGTTGCGGAATGGTGCATCCAAATGTGTTGCGTGCTGCCGGTATTGATCCCGACGTCTACTCCGGCTTCGCGTTCGGTATGGGTTTGGAACGAACTCTGCAGTTCCGCAACGGTATTCCCGACATGCGTGACATGGTCGAAGGTGACGTCCGCTTCTCGTTGCCGTTCGGGGTGGGCGCCTGA
- a CDS encoding PE family protein, which produces MSYLTTAPEALTAAAGNLAGIRSLLGDAAAAAAGPTSSVAAAAADDISAAVSQFFGSYGHQFQSLNAQASAFHDEFVRLLNSSANAYLTTEIANAEQNLLHAINAPAQALLAQAAKGADGMNAGAAALRASVKNALSSASRGGAASLLAGSVAADVQAVSAPLLGAQSALFGSPALLRPAATGPLAVGGAYQSLFATTQANLALLNQTWSANPAPFLAQVIANQQSYAQTFGSALQSAAHDFGAGLAALPAAYQATLQALAAGDVSAAAQALGKGYLNLVFTGFDYSNVPTVTLEGALGDLLPIAAIPGVISQNMTNVLKTMTDASITTNISLVNPSFTTGLPLTLALDALGAPILSAQAALQSGTTFLNALQAGDAAGAFGALVDAPAVIANGFLNGQGAITLALPTSLSPVAGTQSLTAAIPIGGILAPAKPVVATAVVHLIGPPITQEIPLGGTQFGGLLPGLLSASGQLATVIKPVG; this is translated from the coding sequence ATGTCGTATTTGACCACTGCGCCAGAAGCATTGACCGCAGCCGCCGGCAATTTGGCCGGTATTCGGTCTTTACTCGGTGATGCGGCGGCCGCGGCGGCGGGCCCCACTTCAAGCGTTGCCGCGGCGGCCGCCGACGATATTTCGGCAGCAGTCTCACAGTTCTTCGGTTCGTATGGTCACCAATTCCAAAGTCTCAATGCGCAAGCGTCCGCGTTTCACGACGAATTTGTGCGATTGCTGAACAGCAGTGCGAACGCTTACCTCACGACCGAGATAGCAAACGCGGAGCAAAACCTGCTGCACGCAATTAACGCACCCGCCCAAGCACTATTGGCGCAAGCCGCGAAAGGCGCCGACGGTATGAATGCCGGCGCCGCCGCGCTTAGGGCCAGCGTCAAGAATGCGTTGTCCAGTGCATCGCGCGGCGGTGCTGCGTCCTTGCTGGCTGGCAGCGTCGCCGCGGATGTGCAGGCCGTGTCGGCACCGCTGTTAGGCGCACAGTCGGCATTGTTCGGGTCACCGGCACTGCTTCGCCCAGCAGCCACGGGCCCGCTTGCTGTCGGTGGTGCGTACCAAAGCCTGTTCGCCACTACGCAGGCGAATCTGGCGTTGCTGAACCAGACGTGGTCGGCCAATCCGGCGCCGTTCCTCGCCCAGGTCATCGCCAACCAGCAGTCCTATGCCCAAACGTTCGGCTCAGCTCTTCAAAGCGCCGCCCACGACTTCGGCGCGGGCCTGGCCGCGCTCCCGGCGGCTTATCAGGCAACGTTGCAAGCCCTCGCCGCGGGCGACGTCAGCGCCGCTGCTCAAGCCTTGGGAAAGGGCTATTTGAACCTGGTTTTCACCGGGTTCGATTACAGCAACGTTCCAACCGTCACGCTGGAAGGCGCCTTGGGCGACCTGCTCCCGATCGCCGCTATCCCCGGTGTCATTTCGCAGAACATGACCAACGTCCTCAAGACGATGACGGATGCGTCGATCACCACCAACATTTCGCTGGTCAATCCGTCATTCACGACGGGCCTGCCGTTGACGCTGGCTTTGGATGCGCTCGGGGCGCCGATTCTGTCAGCGCAGGCGGCGCTGCAAAGCGGCACCACATTCCTCAACGCGCTCCAAGCAGGTGATGCTGCCGGCGCATTCGGGGCCTTGGTCGACGCACCTGCCGTCATCGCCAACGGCTTTTTGAACGGTCAAGGCGCTATCACGCTGGCTTTGCCGACTTCGCTGTCGCCGGTCGCGGGAACGCAATCCCTGACCGCCGCCATCCCGATTGGCGGCATCCTCGCTCCGGCCAAGCCAGTCGTGGCAACGGCGGTGGTGCACCTGATCGGACCGCCCATCACACAGGAGATCCCGTTGGGCGGCACGCAGTTTGGTGGACTGCTTCCCGGTCTGCTGAGTGCCTCAGGACAGCTGGCCACTGTCATCAAGCCGGTGGGGTAG
- a CDS encoding adenylate/guanylate cyclase domain-containing protein, translating to MAERGDRTRSPAKWLRSTNHNPGVVDFIRRARRLLPGDPEFGDPLSTAGDGGPRAAARAADRLLGDRDAASREVSLSVLQVWQALTEAVSRRPANPEVTLVFTDLVGFSSWSLQAGDDAALTLLRQVARAVEPPLLDAGGHIVKRMGDGIMAVFRNPSVAVRAVVNARDAVKSVEVDGYTPRMRVGIHTGRPQRLGADWLGVDVNIAARVMERATKGGIMISSPTLDLISQNELDELGVVAKRARKPMFASKLTGIPPDLAIYRLRTNRDLTASANKDETNADA from the coding sequence GTGGCGGAAAGAGGCGATCGGACCCGGTCCCCGGCGAAGTGGTTGCGCTCCACCAATCACAATCCAGGCGTTGTCGACTTCATTCGCCGTGCACGCCGGCTTTTGCCCGGAGACCCCGAATTCGGCGATCCGTTGTCCACCGCCGGCGATGGCGGCCCGCGTGCGGCGGCCCGCGCCGCCGACCGGCTGCTGGGGGACCGCGACGCGGCTTCGCGCGAGGTCAGCCTGAGTGTCTTGCAGGTCTGGCAGGCGTTGACCGAAGCCGTTTCCCGTCGGCCGGCAAATCCCGAGGTGACACTGGTCTTCACCGATCTGGTCGGGTTCTCCAGCTGGTCGCTGCAGGCCGGCGACGATGCCGCCCTGACGTTGCTCCGGCAGGTGGCCCGCGCCGTCGAGCCGCCGCTGTTGGACGCCGGCGGACACATCGTCAAGCGTATGGGCGACGGGATCATGGCGGTGTTCCGTAATCCCAGCGTCGCGGTGCGAGCCGTGGTCAACGCGCGCGACGCGGTGAAGTCGGTCGAAGTGGACGGTTACACCCCCCGGATGCGCGTCGGCATCCACACCGGGCGCCCGCAGCGGTTGGGTGCGGATTGGCTGGGTGTCGACGTCAACATCGCCGCGCGCGTGATGGAACGCGCCACCAAAGGCGGCATCATGATCTCCAGCCCCACCCTCGACCTCATCTCGCAGAACGAATTGGACGAGTTGGGCGTCGTCGCCAAGCGGGCCCGCAAACCCATGTTCGCCAGCAAATTGACCGGGATCCCGCCGGACCTGGCGATCTACCGGCTCAGAACTAATAGGGATTTGACAGCTTCCGCTAACAAAGATGAGACAAACGCAGATGCATAG
- a CDS encoding PE family protein yields MSYVIADSGAVIAAAGNLSGIQSALSEAAAAAAAPTTQVAAAAADEISAAVSRLFGTFGQDFQAINAQAAAFHAEFVRLLNGGAVAYLSTELANAEQNLLNVVNAPAQTLLGPSAAAALVPAAAPLLGIPGLPEVPVLGGGTGGGLLGGLGGLLGGSGGILDPILFGGTGGLLGPLIGGNGILSSLIGGGPLGPLFNGIGQQFGNTVSALINGSLFTNPLQVLLPGLFPQTGGAPAIPAFGGAWQQLFLHTSANLQALGAAFGADPFPLLRQVIANQQGYAYLTGRDLALAFQNLPTEIANLPQTIQNGVQTLAAFNPAYYAQTFANGTLGSFQTLNTSFAAFSRDLQINLAKFPADWSVVGQDIAAGQYNLAVSDGTRAVLNVFLSGFDTSNLADIKLVGPVGDLFPVLSLPGQQILGASTLMPAHSIPAQMTANLGRFFTALADTSVSTTISGSLLPTPQLQLGANFGLPLQLLFGVAGTPVAGLNGLATAGTVIGSGIATGNPLQVLSGLIDAPAYVLDGLLNGEAIVNLPLPVSFSLLGLDINVPVEVHLPFNGLIVPPHAITATVPLDLLGIQIPIDLTLGGTKFGGLAQLLANTGFRTLADAIAN; encoded by the coding sequence GTGTCGTATGTAATCGCCGATTCGGGAGCAGTGATCGCGGCGGCAGGCAATTTGTCCGGCATTCAGTCGGCTCTGAGTGAGGCGGCCGCTGCGGCGGCGGCTCCGACGACCCAAGTGGCCGCGGCGGCCGCCGATGAGATATCGGCGGCGGTTTCCCGCCTTTTCGGCACTTTCGGCCAAGATTTTCAGGCCATCAACGCCCAGGCAGCCGCGTTTCACGCCGAGTTCGTGCGGTTACTGAACGGCGGCGCGGTCGCATACCTGAGCACTGAACTGGCCAACGCCGAGCAAAACCTGCTCAACGTGGTCAACGCTCCTGCGCAGACGCTGCTGGGGCCATCGGCCGCCGCGGCGCTGGTTCCCGCGGCAGCGCCGCTCCTCGGAATTCCCGGTCTGCCCGAAGTGCCGGTCCTCGGTGGCGGCACTGGCGGCGGCCTCCTCGGCGGCCTGGGCGGACTGCTCGGCGGTAGCGGCGGAATACTCGACCCGATCCTGTTCGGCGGCACCGGCGGCTTGCTCGGCCCGCTCATCGGCGGCAACGGCATCTTGAGCTCGCTGATCGGCGGCGGACCGTTGGGCCCGTTGTTTAACGGTATCGGCCAGCAGTTCGGCAACACCGTGTCGGCATTGATCAACGGCAGCCTGTTCACCAACCCGCTTCAAGTCCTGCTGCCGGGGCTTTTCCCGCAGACCGGGGGCGCGCCGGCCATTCCCGCCTTTGGGGGCGCGTGGCAGCAGCTCTTCCTCCACACCTCAGCCAACCTGCAGGCACTTGGCGCCGCGTTCGGTGCCGATCCGTTCCCGTTGCTGCGGCAGGTCATCGCCAATCAGCAGGGCTACGCCTACCTGACCGGCCGGGACCTCGCGCTGGCCTTCCAGAACTTGCCCACCGAGATCGCGAATCTCCCGCAGACCATCCAAAACGGCGTGCAGACTCTCGCGGCCTTCAACCCGGCCTACTACGCGCAGACCTTCGCCAACGGCACCCTGGGCAGCTTCCAGACGCTCAACACGTCGTTTGCCGCCTTCAGCCGCGACCTGCAGATCAACCTGGCCAAGTTCCCGGCCGACTGGTCGGTGGTCGGCCAAGACATCGCCGCTGGGCAGTACAACCTGGCGGTCAGCGACGGGACCAGGGCCGTCCTCAATGTCTTCTTGAGTGGCTTCGACACCAGCAATCTGGCCGACATCAAACTCGTGGGTCCGGTGGGCGATCTGTTCCCCGTGCTGAGCCTTCCGGGTCAGCAGATACTCGGGGCCAGCACGCTGATGCCCGCCCACTCGATTCCGGCGCAGATGACGGCCAACCTGGGCCGGTTCTTCACCGCCCTTGCCGATACGAGCGTGTCGACGACGATCTCGGGATCGCTACTTCCGACTCCGCAGTTGCAGCTCGGCGCGAACTTCGGCCTGCCGTTGCAGCTGCTCTTCGGCGTAGCGGGGACGCCGGTCGCCGGGCTCAATGGACTCGCGACGGCAGGAACGGTGATCGGCAGCGGCATCGCGACGGGCAATCCTTTGCAAGTGCTCAGCGGTCTTATCGACGCGCCCGCCTACGTGCTGGACGGACTGCTCAACGGCGAAGCCATCGTGAACTTGCCGCTTCCGGTGAGCTTCAGCTTGCTCGGACTGGACATCAACGTGCCGGTCGAGGTGCACTTGCCGTTCAACGGTCTGATCGTTCCGCCGCACGCCATAACTGCCACGGTGCCGCTGGACCTGCTAGGCATTCAGATTCCCATCGACCTCACGCTCGGCGGCACGAAGTTCGGCGGATTGGCCCAACTCCTGGCCAACACCGGCTTCCGCACCCTCGCCGACGCGATCGCCAACTAG
- a CDS encoding rhomboid-like protein has product MISAFFSRLGRVWFTVGYVASLAAVSTTILMLSPQAHDRLIRHASTNLHNLAHGRLLTLLGSAFVVEAGPLYFWMPFLTCLLALVELHLRTIRLIAAFLVGHIGATLVVAAALAGGVEFGWLPRSIARASDVGMSYGALAALGALTAAIPRRWRPAWIGWWISLSVAAAIIGGEFTNAGHAVALLLGILLALRIRRPIHWTPVRCLMLLGSAGFGFLLLAHTWWAMGVGLVLGALGAVAAHEFARWTDRRSPAAPDEALTVAQPALSA; this is encoded by the coding sequence ATGATTTCGGCTTTCTTCTCCCGGCTCGGCCGGGTGTGGTTCACCGTCGGATATGTCGCCTCGTTGGCTGCCGTCAGCACTACCATTCTGATGCTCAGTCCCCAGGCGCACGACCGGCTGATTCGGCATGCCAGCACCAACCTGCACAACCTGGCGCACGGGCGCCTGCTGACGCTGCTGGGCAGCGCCTTCGTCGTCGAGGCGGGTCCGCTGTACTTCTGGATGCCGTTCCTGACCTGCCTGCTGGCGTTGGTCGAGCTGCATCTGCGCACCATTCGGCTCATCGCCGCATTCCTGGTCGGTCACATCGGGGCAACGCTGGTGGTGGCGGCCGCTTTGGCCGGGGGTGTCGAGTTCGGCTGGCTGCCGCGGTCGATCGCCCGAGCCAGCGACGTCGGGATGAGCTACGGCGCGCTGGCCGCGCTGGGCGCGCTGACCGCCGCGATTCCGCGGCGATGGCGGCCGGCGTGGATCGGCTGGTGGATTTCGCTGAGCGTTGCCGCCGCCATCATCGGCGGCGAATTCACCAACGCGGGTCACGCGGTCGCGCTCCTGTTGGGCATCCTGCTTGCCCTCCGGATCCGTCGGCCGATTCACTGGACGCCGGTGCGCTGCTTGATGCTGCTGGGTTCGGCAGGATTCGGTTTCCTGTTGCTGGCCCACACCTGGTGGGCGATGGGCGTCGGCCTGGTGTTGGGCGCGCTGGGAGCCGTGGCAGCCCACGAGTTCGCTCGTTGGACTGACCGACGCAGCCCAGCGGCGCCCGATGAGGCGCTCACGGTCGCGCAACCTGCGCTCAGCGCCTGA
- the pheT gene encoding phenylalanine--tRNA ligase subunit beta — protein sequence MRVPYSWLRDVVAVGAPEWDVAPADLEQALVRIGHEVEEVITLGPVDGPLTVGRVAEIEELTGFKKPIRACVVDVGNGPSQDIVCGATNFAVGDLVVVALPGTTLPGGFTITSRKTYGRPSDGMICSAAELGLGADHSGILVLPPGTAAPGADGAQVLGLDDVVFNLAITPDRGYGMSVRGLAREIACAYDLDFVDPASAAVVPPLPVEGEAWPLSVAPETGVRRFALRPVTGIDPAAVSPWWLQRRLLLCGIRTTSPAVDVTNYVMLELGHPMHAHDRNRITGALGVRFARPGETVVTLDDVERRLDPADVLIVDDVATAAIGGVMGAASTEVRADSTDVLLEAAVWDAAAVSRTQRRLHLPSEAARRYERAVDPAISVVALDRCAALLADIAGGAVSPSLTDWRGDPPRQDWSMPPIRIDVDLPDRFAGVAYPPGTTARRLTQIGAAVVPDGDTVTVTPPSWRPDLVQPADLVEEVLRLEGLEVVPSVLPSAPAGRGLTAVQKRRRAVGKSLAQSGFVEILPTPFLPAGVFDLWGLPDDDARRATTDVVNPLEADRPQLATTLLPGLLEALHRNVSRGLVDVALFAVAQVVRPTDQTRGVELIPVHRRPSDAEIALLDASLPRQPQHVAAVLAGLREPRGPWGPGRPAQAWDAFEAVRIIARASGVDLTLQAAQYLPWHPGRCAEVLIGDVSIGHAGQLHPAVIERAGLPKGTCALELNLDAIPIVETLPAPKVSPFPAVFQDVSLVVSADVPAQSVLDAVRHGAGELLEDVQLYDVFAGPQIGEGRKSLTFSLRFRAKDRTLTEDDASAARDAAVRCAADRVGAALRG from the coding sequence ATGCGCGTTCCCTATAGCTGGCTGCGCGACGTCGTCGCCGTTGGCGCACCCGAGTGGGACGTCGCCCCCGCCGATCTCGAGCAGGCGCTGGTGCGCATCGGCCACGAGGTCGAAGAGGTGATCACCCTTGGTCCGGTCGACGGACCACTCACGGTGGGTCGTGTCGCCGAAATCGAGGAGCTCACCGGGTTCAAAAAGCCGATCCGGGCCTGTGTGGTGGACGTCGGGAATGGCCCGTCGCAAGACATCGTTTGTGGCGCAACGAATTTCGCGGTGGGTGATCTGGTCGTGGTGGCGTTGCCCGGGACCACACTGCCGGGTGGCTTCACCATCACCTCGCGCAAGACCTACGGCCGCCCCTCCGACGGCATGATCTGTTCGGCAGCTGAGTTGGGCTTGGGCGCAGACCATTCCGGCATCCTGGTGCTACCGCCGGGCACCGCCGCACCGGGTGCCGACGGTGCCCAGGTGCTGGGTCTCGACGACGTGGTCTTCAACCTGGCCATCACCCCCGACCGCGGCTACGGGATGTCGGTGCGCGGTTTGGCCCGCGAGATCGCCTGCGCCTATGACCTGGACTTCGTCGACCCCGCCTCCGCGGCCGTGGTGCCGCCGCTTCCGGTGGAAGGCGAGGCGTGGCCGCTGAGCGTCGCACCCGAGACCGGCGTGCGCCGGTTCGCGTTGCGGCCTGTCACCGGGATCGACCCGGCCGCCGTGTCACCGTGGTGGTTGCAGCGCCGATTGCTGTTGTGCGGCATCCGCACGACGTCGCCGGCGGTGGACGTGACGAACTACGTGATGCTGGAACTCGGCCACCCCATGCACGCCCACGACCGCAACAGGATCACCGGCGCCTTGGGTGTGCGTTTTGCCCGGCCCGGTGAAACCGTCGTCACCCTCGACGACGTCGAGCGCCGCCTCGACCCCGCCGACGTGCTCATCGTCGATGACGTCGCGACCGCTGCGATCGGCGGCGTCATGGGCGCGGCCAGCACCGAAGTGCGGGCGGACTCCACCGATGTGCTGCTCGAGGCGGCGGTGTGGGATGCCGCGGCGGTTTCCCGCACCCAACGCCGTCTGCATTTGCCCAGCGAGGCGGCCCGCCGCTACGAGCGCGCCGTCGACCCCGCCATCAGCGTCGTCGCGCTGGACCGGTGTGCCGCGCTGCTCGCCGACATCGCCGGGGGAGCGGTGTCGCCCAGCCTGACCGATTGGCGTGGCGACCCGCCGCGCCAGGACTGGTCGATGCCGCCGATCCGCATCGACGTCGACCTGCCGGACCGGTTTGCCGGTGTGGCGTATCCGCCCGGGACGACCGCCCGCCGCCTGACCCAGATCGGCGCCGCGGTGGTACCGGACGGTGACACGGTGACGGTGACGCCGCCCAGTTGGCGGCCCGACCTGGTCCAGCCGGCCGACCTGGTCGAGGAGGTCCTGCGGCTGGAAGGGTTGGAAGTCGTGCCGTCGGTGCTGCCGTCCGCGCCGGCGGGCCGAGGGCTCACCGCGGTGCAGAAGCGTCGCCGGGCGGTCGGCAAGTCGTTGGCGCAGTCGGGCTTCGTCGAGATCCTGCCGACGCCGTTTCTGCCGGCGGGTGTGTTCGACTTGTGGGGACTGCCGGACGACGACGCGCGACGCGCCACCACCGACGTGGTCAACCCGTTGGAGGCGGACCGGCCGCAGCTGGCTACCACCCTGCTCCCGGGACTGCTGGAAGCGTTGCACCGCAACGTTTCTCGCGGACTCGTCGATGTCGCGTTGTTCGCCGTCGCCCAGGTGGTCCGACCCACCGACCAGACGCGCGGCGTCGAACTGATCCCGGTGCACCGGCGGCCCTCCGATGCCGAGATCGCGCTGCTCGACGCCTCGCTGCCCCGGCAACCCCAGCACGTGGCGGCGGTGTTGGCCGGGCTGCGCGAACCGCGCGGGCCCTGGGGTCCCGGTCGTCCGGCTCAGGCGTGGGACGCGTTCGAGGCCGTGCGAATCATCGCCCGCGCCAGCGGGGTTGACCTGACGTTGCAAGCGGCGCAGTACTTGCCGTGGCATCCGGGCAGGTGTGCGGAGGTGCTCATCGGTGACGTTTCGATCGGTCACGCTGGCCAGCTGCATCCCGCCGTCATCGAGCGCGCCGGACTGCCGAAAGGCACCTGCGCCTTGGAATTGAATCTCGACGCGATCCCGATCGTAGAAACGCTGCCGGCGCCTAAGGTGTCTCCGTTTCCCGCGGTGTTCCAGGATGTCAGCTTGGTGGTGTCCGCCGATGTTCCCGCGCAATCGGTGCTGGACGCGGTGCGCCACGGGGCGGGCGAACTGCTGGAAGACGTGCAGCTGTATGACGTGTTCGCGGGCCCGCAGATCGGGGAAGGACGCAAATCGCTGACCTTCTCGTTGCGCTTCCGCGCGAAGGATCGCACGCTCACCGAGGACGACGCCAGCGCGGCCCGTGACGCCGCGGTGCGCTGCGCCGCCGACCGCGTCGGGGCCGCGTTGCGCGGCTGA
- a CDS encoding PE family protein: protein MSFVSAAPQLLEAAAQDLAGIRSALSTATAAAAAPTTNLVAAGADEVSAAISQLFGAHGQEFQALHAQAAAFHEEFVSLLNAGAGAYASAEAAGTQTLLSAAVAPVEAFLGQPLLGGGAALTGQIQAGVQALTGGISGVPGVSSLLSALETTGGDALTGGLPALINNANAFGATVAAPYQALVANTVNNLQAIENTFGANPFPFLHQLVNNQILYGQTIANAIGTGITNLPAELANLPATVQAGVQQLLSFNPAPLVQQFITNQVGYAQTIATGLQSAAQDLGNGLLGLPSAFQTAGNALIAGDFQGAVNAVSQGVQNVFLPGFQQLSIDISELGSPTAVPLAITPLGPLGDLAPILAIPGQMAQNFTNLLPAGSIPALMAQNFTNVLTTVTDFGATFNPGNLGVTFGLPLQVLFDGIGAPINALSAANSSATALASAVQTGDLAGAAAAFLTAPANVANGFLNGQTLIDLPALTINVTAGGFPVTALTSTAELPLGGLLTPLSPINLGGGLGPVPGTQIGGIIPGFLSFGSQLAQAIALPPPILPQFIF, encoded by the coding sequence ATGTCGTTTGTGTCCGCGGCGCCCCAATTGCTCGAGGCGGCGGCTCAGGACCTGGCTGGAATCCGCTCAGCGTTGAGCACGGCCACTGCCGCGGCGGCGGCCCCGACCACGAACTTGGTGGCGGCTGGCGCCGATGAAGTATCCGCGGCGATTTCCCAGCTTTTCGGTGCGCACGGCCAGGAGTTCCAGGCGCTCCACGCCCAGGCCGCGGCCTTCCACGAGGAGTTTGTCAGCCTGCTCAATGCAGGTGCCGGCGCCTATGCCAGCGCTGAAGCCGCGGGCACCCAGACGCTGCTGAGCGCTGCGGTTGCGCCCGTCGAGGCTTTCCTCGGTCAGCCGTTGCTCGGCGGCGGCGCTGCCTTGACCGGTCAGATCCAAGCGGGCGTGCAGGCGCTCACCGGCGGCATCAGTGGCGTGCCCGGGGTGTCAAGTCTGCTCAGCGCACTCGAGACCACCGGCGGCGATGCGCTGACTGGCGGGTTGCCGGCGCTGATCAACAATGCGAACGCCTTTGGCGCGACGGTTGCCGCCCCGTATCAGGCGCTGGTCGCCAATACGGTCAACAACTTGCAGGCGATCGAAAACACGTTCGGCGCCAACCCATTTCCCTTCCTGCACCAACTCGTCAACAACCAGATCTTGTACGGCCAGACGATCGCCAACGCGATCGGAACGGGCATCACGAACCTTCCCGCCGAGTTGGCCAACCTTCCAGCAACCGTCCAGGCCGGCGTCCAACAGCTGCTCTCCTTCAATCCGGCGCCGTTGGTGCAGCAGTTCATCACCAACCAGGTCGGATACGCCCAGACGATTGCCACCGGGCTGCAAAGTGCCGCCCAAGACCTCGGCAACGGCCTGCTCGGGTTGCCCTCGGCTTTCCAAACGGCCGGGAACGCGCTTATCGCCGGTGACTTCCAGGGTGCGGTGAACGCCGTCAGTCAGGGTGTCCAGAACGTCTTCCTACCTGGTTTCCAGCAGCTGAGCATCGACATCAGCGAGCTCGGGTCGCCGACAGCCGTGCCGCTGGCTATCACCCCGTTGGGACCACTAGGGGACCTCGCGCCGATCCTCGCCATTCCGGGCCAGATGGCGCAGAACTTCACCAACCTGTTGCCGGCCGGTTCCATCCCGGCGCTGATGGCGCAGAACTTCACCAACGTGCTGACGACGGTCACAGATTTCGGTGCGACATTCAATCCGGGAAATCTTGGTGTGACTTTCGGATTACCTCTGCAGGTTCTTTTTGACGGCATCGGCGCGCCGATCAACGCGTTGAGCGCAGCGAATTCAAGCGCCACAGCATTGGCGAGTGCGGTACAAACCGGTGACTTAGCAGGCGCGGCAGCGGCTTTCCTAACCGCTCCGGCGAACGTCGCCAACGGCTTCCTCAACGGGCAAACGCTGATCGACTTGCCGGCGCTGACGATAAATGTCACAGCCGGTGGTTTTCCGGTCACCGCCTTGACCTCGACGGCCGAACTGCCGCTAGGGGGTCTGCTCACTCCGCTAAGCCCGATCAACCTCGGTGGTGGCTTAGGCCCGGTTCCCGGCACGCAGATTGGTGGCATCATTCCCGGCTTCCTGAGCTTCGGGTCGCAACTGGCGCAGGCGATTGCGCTGCCGCCGCCGATTCTGCCGCAATTCATCTTCTAG